In Rutidosis leptorrhynchoides isolate AG116_Rl617_1_P2 chromosome 2, CSIRO_AGI_Rlap_v1, whole genome shotgun sequence, one genomic interval encodes:
- the LOC139887849 gene encoding uncharacterized protein, with protein sequence MDQTLLTKQENQQQQLDDRSTIDTSRPFRSVKEAVAVFGERFVATNIYSPSPKQDTTIWKYTPNSNKIEEINTSPMLMNTLKKLEMELEETKRELNILKERESETEVALASLNAELHKNMSKIAKAEAEVEGKAAVMRSSVTMCQVLNVGDENKMKNIVESMYLIENKKVMKKRPVIPLVTDLFTRKNGKNKNSILSQLFTSFPMYWN encoded by the coding sequence ATGGATCAAACCCTCCTAACAAAACAAGAAAACCAACAACAACAGCTCGATGACCGTTCGACCATCGACACCTCCCGCCCTTTCCGTTCAGTGAAAGAAGCCGTAGCCGTCTTTGGTGAACGCTTTGTAGCCACAAATATCTACTCACCATCACCAAAACAAGATACAACTATATGGAAATATACACCAAATTCTAATAAAATTGAAGAAATTAACACTTCTCCGATGCTTATGAACACTCTCAAAAAACTCGAGATGGAGCTAGAAGAAACTAAAAGAGAGTTAAACATATTAAAAGAAAGAGAGTCTGAGACTGAAGTGGCTTTGGCTTCGTTAAACGCCGAGCTCCACAAGAACATGTCAAAGATTGCAAAAGCGGAAGCTGAGGTGGAAGGGAAAGCGGCAGTGATGAGGTCATCGGTGACTATGTGTCAAGTCCTAAATGTTGGTGATGAGAACAAAATGAAAAATATAGTAGAAAGTATGTACTTGATTGAGAATAAGAAAGTGATGAAGAAAAGGCCTGTGATTCCATTGGTGACAGACTTGTTTACAAGGAAGAATGGGAAAAATAAGAATTCAATACTGAGTCAATTGTTCACATCTTTTCCAATGTActggaattaa